A stretch of Acidicapsa ligni DNA encodes these proteins:
- a CDS encoding energy transducer TonB, whose protein sequence is MQFLAKSSHTSLNKAAGTLRQDRLQFQASTVLLGVFFLGVLFVVPVAFAGQAPSPAPQPAAAPASQPAATPAPQPAQPVAETPATNNPKESSALSEEELKRELVGKPLFLRNSLLGDSLSFNEHGDVLGHPTVGSFTLSAVEIEKIRLTKHKVELEGTRYALHFLGATPYEDGSNAIDRVRITPKKKVLKITIDREQLIKEKKSKEEKKKGKTATGTVQPGSTAPGAGPVASSETDTAAPELQAETATASEEKPTPEAEKAADPASQTSTTSPAHAVQVLRDALSRIFAAEIDPQMRSKMPQFWQLYYQAKSAGVEYRPSDPNVLRSNAVDQQAKVITFIKPESNEFAQANGIAGSALYRTVVGADGKPAEIAVVRPIGFGLDENAVAAIRKASFNPAIKAGQPVAESLDLAVIFRIYSKLTSGTAPETPAQAPQPIKPGPYSVKQP, encoded by the coding sequence ATGCAATTTCTTGCGAAATCATCCCATACCTCCCTTAATAAAGCCGCCGGAACACTCCGGCAAGATCGCCTTCAGTTCCAGGCGTCCACCGTTCTGCTCGGGGTTTTCTTCCTCGGGGTTCTTTTTGTAGTCCCAGTGGCATTTGCCGGACAAGCACCCTCCCCTGCGCCACAGCCCGCTGCCGCACCGGCATCCCAACCAGCAGCTACGCCTGCGCCCCAACCTGCCCAGCCAGTCGCCGAAACACCGGCTACCAACAATCCCAAAGAATCTTCTGCGCTCAGCGAAGAAGAACTCAAGCGCGAACTGGTCGGCAAACCGCTCTTCCTGCGCAATAGCCTTCTCGGCGATTCGCTCAGCTTCAATGAACATGGCGACGTGCTTGGGCATCCGACTGTCGGATCCTTTACACTCAGCGCCGTAGAGATCGAAAAAATCCGCCTGACTAAGCATAAAGTCGAGTTGGAGGGTACGCGCTATGCACTCCACTTTCTCGGAGCAACTCCATACGAAGACGGCTCCAATGCTATCGATCGCGTGAGGATTACTCCGAAAAAGAAAGTCCTGAAGATCACCATCGACCGCGAACAACTGATTAAAGAGAAGAAATCCAAAGAAGAAAAGAAGAAGGGTAAGACGGCAACCGGAACCGTCCAGCCGGGCAGTACTGCACCCGGTGCAGGCCCAGTCGCCTCTTCAGAAACAGACACTGCCGCACCTGAACTCCAGGCAGAAACAGCCACTGCATCGGAAGAGAAGCCTACACCGGAGGCCGAAAAAGCCGCCGACCCGGCCAGCCAGACGAGCACCACCTCGCCAGCCCACGCTGTCCAGGTGCTTCGAGATGCACTGAGTCGCATATTCGCCGCAGAGATCGATCCACAGATGCGCTCGAAAATGCCCCAGTTCTGGCAGCTCTACTACCAGGCCAAGAGCGCTGGCGTCGAATATCGCCCTTCCGATCCGAATGTGCTTCGTTCAAACGCGGTCGATCAGCAAGCTAAAGTCATCACGTTCATCAAGCCAGAGTCGAATGAATTCGCCCAGGCCAACGGCATCGCGGGCAGTGCTCTCTATCGCACTGTCGTAGGCGCAGACGGCAAACCGGCCGAGATCGCCGTAGTTCGCCCCATCGGCTTCGGACTCGATGAAAACGCAGTAGCCGCCATCCGCAAAGCCTCCTTTAACCCTGCAATCAAAGCTGGTCAGCCTGTCGCCGAATCACTCGATCTGGCGGTGATCTTCCGCATATATTCCAAACTCACCTCGGGCACTGCGCCTGAAACCCCAGCGCAGGCGCCGCAGCCAATCAAACCCGGGCCTTATAGTGTTAAACAGCCCTGA
- the bla gene encoding subclass B3 metallo-beta-lactamase — protein MFKRKSCLALLFICLICFTTNNLRADQNPDWTTPMAPYRIAGNLYYVGSRDLASYLVTTPQGLILINSNLTSSGPQIRRSVEKLGFRFSDIKILLISHAHYDHCAGSSAIKKLTGAKYMVMDADVPVIESGGKGDFQYGAHKEMLYPATKVDRILHDGEEVRLGNVVLVAHRTAGHTKGCTTWTLKVLQNGKNDSGKTYNVVIVGSPNVNPGYKLVNNPKYPKMAADFAHQFRILKALPCDIFLGAHGSYYDMLAKYARLQAGDAMAFVDPSGYQGFVAERQKAFEAELARQKQTERK, from the coding sequence ATGTTCAAGCGAAAATCCTGCCTTGCTCTCCTTTTTATTTGCCTCATCTGTTTCACAACGAACAACTTAAGAGCCGATCAGAATCCGGACTGGACCACTCCGATGGCTCCTTACCGGATCGCAGGCAATCTGTATTATGTCGGCAGCCGCGATTTGGCCAGCTATCTGGTCACTACGCCACAGGGGCTCATTCTCATCAACAGCAATCTCACCAGCTCTGGCCCGCAGATCCGGAGAAGTGTCGAAAAGCTTGGCTTCCGCTTCAGCGATATCAAAATCCTGCTGATCAGCCATGCCCACTACGACCATTGTGCTGGCAGCTCCGCTATCAAGAAACTTACCGGCGCAAAGTACATGGTCATGGACGCCGACGTTCCGGTAATCGAATCGGGCGGCAAGGGAGATTTCCAGTACGGCGCCCACAAAGAAATGCTCTATCCTGCCACAAAAGTCGATCGCATTCTGCACGATGGCGAGGAAGTTCGTCTGGGTAATGTAGTACTGGTGGCTCATAGAACCGCTGGACACACCAAGGGCTGCACCACGTGGACACTCAAAGTCCTCCAAAACGGCAAAAACGACAGCGGCAAAACCTACAATGTAGTCATCGTCGGCAGCCCCAACGTCAACCCGGGCTATAAATTAGTCAATAATCCCAAATATCCCAAGATGGCTGCCGACTTTGCGCACCAGTTTCGCATCCTGAAAGCTTTACCCTGCGACATCTTTCTCGGGGCTCACGGCAGTTATTACGACATGCTTGCCAAGTACGCTCGCCTTCAGGCTGGAGACGCAATGGCGTTTGTGGACCCCTCTGGCTACCAGGGATTCGTCGCCGAACGTCAGAAGGCCTTTGAAGCAGAACTAGCCAGACAAAAACAAACTGAACGTAAGTGA
- a CDS encoding PadR family transcriptional regulator, whose translation MPTPKDDNERITLLQGTLDLLILRVLLLGTCHGQGIAKAIQRQSEEVFFVDHGSLYLALQRLEDSGLICAKWGVSENNRKARFYLLTERGRAQLIAKTTWWNRLTRAMELILSPVNEEV comes from the coding sequence ATGCCGACCCCAAAGGACGATAACGAGCGCATCACGCTGCTGCAAGGCACTCTCGATCTGCTGATTCTGAGAGTGCTGCTGCTTGGCACCTGCCACGGCCAGGGAATTGCCAAGGCTATTCAACGCCAGTCGGAAGAAGTATTTTTTGTGGATCACGGCTCGCTCTACCTGGCACTTCAGCGGCTTGAAGACAGCGGTTTGATTTGTGCGAAATGGGGAGTCTCGGAGAACAATCGCAAGGCGAGGTTTTACTTGCTGACAGAGCGTGGCCGCGCCCAGCTCATCGCAAAAACTACATGGTGGAATCGATTGACCAGGGCGATGGAGTTGATTCTCTCGCCGGTGAACGAGGAGGTCTGA
- the moaA gene encoding GTP 3',8-cyclase MoaA, translating into MATVPEIVPQNIPGNLPHATSASSASSSIGRLLDGHGRTITDLRVSITDRCNYKCVYCRTGEVGAQYAELSTEEYLRLIRNFVSLGIEKVRLTGGEPLLRRDLTEMVRELATWRTPTGQPLDIAITTNGHLLEKLAAPLKAAGLSRVTVSMDAVEQATFERVTRVPGSFPAVVRGIRAAQNAGLGPVKINCVLLRGFNDDQVEGFGRFAREQNVIVRFIEFMPLEEGRLWSPEMVIPLTEIVARLNTVFPLQRLAANAPSETARRFGFTDGIGEIGIIAPVTQAFCGACSRIRLTSDGKIRTCLFSQEDHDLYGQMRAGASDLNLQEYILRIVQKKEARHHIGEPGFLKPSRSMVHIGG; encoded by the coding sequence ATGGCAACCGTTCCCGAGATCGTTCCCCAAAACATCCCCGGAAATCTTCCGCACGCAACAAGCGCGTCTTCCGCATCCTCGTCGATCGGCCGGCTTCTGGACGGCCACGGCCGCACCATTACCGACCTCCGCGTCTCCATCACTGATCGCTGCAACTACAAATGTGTCTACTGCCGCACCGGCGAAGTGGGCGCGCAATACGCTGAGCTCTCGACCGAAGAATATCTGCGGCTGATCCGCAACTTCGTCTCCCTCGGCATTGAAAAAGTGCGACTCACCGGCGGCGAACCCCTGCTGCGACGCGACCTCACCGAGATGGTGCGCGAACTGGCTACGTGGCGAACTCCCACTGGTCAGCCGCTCGACATTGCAATCACCACCAACGGCCACCTGCTTGAAAAACTAGCCGCGCCCCTCAAAGCTGCCGGCCTCAGCCGCGTCACTGTCAGCATGGACGCAGTCGAACAAGCCACATTCGAGCGGGTGACGCGCGTTCCCGGAAGTTTCCCCGCCGTCGTGCGCGGCATTCGCGCAGCACAAAACGCTGGCCTCGGCCCCGTCAAGATCAACTGCGTTCTACTGCGCGGCTTCAACGATGACCAGGTAGAAGGCTTCGGCCGGTTCGCTCGTGAACAGAACGTCATCGTCCGCTTTATCGAGTTCATGCCTCTCGAAGAGGGCCGCCTGTGGAGCCCTGAAATGGTCATCCCACTCACCGAAATCGTTGCGCGTCTCAACACCGTATTCCCGCTGCAAAGATTAGCCGCCAACGCGCCCAGCGAAACAGCAAGGCGCTTTGGATTCACCGACGGCATCGGCGAAATCGGCATTATCGCTCCAGTCACGCAGGCTTTCTGCGGAGCGTGCAGCCGCATCCGCCTCACCTCCGACGGTAAGATACGCACTTGCCTCTTCTCGCAAGAGGATCACGATCTTTATGGCCAAATGCGCGCCGGTGCATCCGATTTAAACCTGCAAGAATATATTCTTCGTATAGTTCAAAAGAAGGAAGCGCGACATCACATAGGGGAACCCGGTTTCCTCAAGCCATCCAGATCGATGGTTCACATAGGCGGCTAG
- a CDS encoding TetR/AcrR family transcriptional regulator, which yields MQPNTADRILQTAHSLIANLGYSAFSYADISEAVEIRKASVHHHFATKADLVVEVLKAHRERLVAATEFLDEQIEDPLARLQAYVQHWERCILGKTEPFCVAALLAAELPGLPQEVREEVHLHFECLSAWIQRTMEAGVEKHVLKLQQPAENEAQVFMALVHGAMLSARVYGTLEVFHTVTSSALQRISAI from the coding sequence ATGCAACCGAATACTGCAGATCGGATTCTACAAACCGCACACTCCCTGATAGCCAACCTAGGTTACTCGGCGTTCAGCTACGCCGACATTTCTGAGGCGGTCGAAATCCGGAAGGCAAGCGTTCATCACCATTTTGCAACCAAAGCCGACCTGGTTGTGGAGGTTCTAAAGGCACATCGCGAACGGCTTGTAGCGGCGACTGAGTTTCTCGATGAACAAATCGAAGATCCTCTGGCTCGTTTGCAGGCATATGTGCAGCACTGGGAGCGCTGTATTTTAGGCAAAACGGAGCCCTTCTGCGTTGCGGCCCTACTTGCTGCTGAACTCCCAGGTCTGCCTCAAGAGGTACGGGAAGAAGTTCATTTGCATTTCGAATGCCTGAGTGCTTGGATACAGCGGACGATGGAAGCTGGTGTAGAAAAGCATGTCCTCAAGCTTCAACAGCCTGCTGAAAATGAGGCGCAAGTATTCATGGCGCTAGTCCACGGAGCCATGCTTTCGGCACGGGTATACGGAACACTTGAGGTTTTTCACACAGTTACGTCGTCAGCCCTGCAACGAATTTCCGCAATTTAA
- a CDS encoding GGDEF domain-containing protein produces the protein MDYEKDQPIQPMPNENENRGPLKDLLVFHELARALTSSLDLNAIPYTMLEYMERFIDAELWALLMVDHERQELYYVTAAGDKLSGLRDLRVKIGEGLAGWVAEHGETLIIPEAASDQRLTAVSQSHTFSVHSAIGMPIRGRKGTHGVLEIFNPNLDENSDYTIAFLHILVDYAAIAIENAQEVARAQLLTITDDVTGLFNARHLYEALESELATSKRESSSLSLMFLDLDRFKMINDNYGHLVGSNLLGRVGKRLRELCRINDICFRYGGDEFVVLMPDTSKNEAARLAKDVHASLSNSLFVIKEGLELNIGSSIGVATYPNDGKTSHEILGTADKRMYSVKSSGRGRVMV, from the coding sequence TTGGACTACGAGAAAGATCAGCCTATCCAGCCCATGCCAAATGAGAATGAAAATCGAGGCCCGCTGAAAGATCTACTGGTCTTTCACGAACTGGCGCGTGCCCTCACCTCAAGCCTCGACCTGAACGCTATTCCATACACCATGCTCGAATACATGGAACGCTTCATCGACGCTGAGCTGTGGGCGCTCCTGATGGTAGACCACGAGCGCCAGGAACTCTACTACGTTACCGCCGCCGGAGATAAACTATCCGGACTACGCGACCTTCGCGTCAAAATCGGCGAAGGCCTTGCCGGTTGGGTCGCGGAGCACGGCGAGACCCTCATCATTCCTGAAGCCGCCTCGGATCAACGCCTCACCGCAGTATCCCAAAGCCATACATTTTCTGTGCATTCAGCTATTGGCATGCCTATCCGCGGACGCAAAGGAACCCACGGCGTACTCGAAATCTTTAACCCCAATCTGGACGAAAACTCCGACTACACCATAGCCTTCCTGCATATCCTGGTGGACTACGCCGCCATCGCTATCGAAAACGCGCAGGAAGTAGCCCGCGCACAGCTCCTCACCATCACTGACGATGTAACCGGCCTCTTCAATGCGCGCCATCTCTACGAAGCATTGGAATCGGAGCTTGCTACCAGCAAACGCGAATCGAGCAGCCTGAGCCTGATGTTCCTCGACCTTGATCGCTTCAAGATGATCAATGACAACTACGGACACCTGGTGGGCAGCAACCTGCTGGGGCGTGTAGGGAAACGTTTGCGAGAACTTTGCCGCATCAACGATATCTGCTTCCGCTATGGCGGAGACGAATTCGTAGTCCTGATGCCCGACACTTCAAAAAACGAAGCAGCAAGACTCGCAAAGGATGTCCACGCAAGCCTGTCCAATAGCCTGTTCGTAATCAAAGAAGGACTCGAACTCAACATCGGCTCCAGCATCGGCGTAGCCACCTATCCAAACGATGGCAAAACCAGCCACGAGATCCTGGGCACAGCAGACAAGCGAATGTACTCGGTAAAAAGCAGCGGCCGCGGCCGCGTCATGGTCTAA
- a CDS encoding PadR family transcriptional regulator, translated as MAKNDLQGALDLLILKSLSQLGSMHGFGIILHIERVSDELLNVEEGSLYPALHRMEQSGWVRSEWAMTESSRKAKFYTVTAAGEKQLAAREKNWEQVVKGVQAILRFA; from the coding sequence ATGGCAAAAAACGATCTTCAAGGCGCACTCGATCTTCTGATTCTTAAGAGCCTTTCCCAACTCGGCTCGATGCACGGCTTTGGCATCATCCTCCACATCGAGCGAGTCTCCGATGAGCTGCTTAACGTGGAAGAAGGTTCGCTCTATCCCGCGCTGCACCGCATGGAGCAAAGTGGATGGGTGCGTTCGGAGTGGGCTATGACCGAGAGCAGCCGCAAAGCCAAGTTCTACACCGTGACTGCGGCAGGCGAAAAGCAACTCGCAGCGAGAGAGAAGAACTGGGAGCAGGTAGTCAAAGGTGTTCAGGCAATTCTGCGCTTCGCGTGA
- a CDS encoding RNA methyltransferase, with protein sequence MEVVLVSPRNPLNIGAAARAMANFGFRRLTIVAPFATNWTEAKSAVGAPDLLREARVLETLAEAVADCTFVLGTGSLDRRRPEQTILGLPDAAAQVRQALFPGHTLSPDRSNGRVALLFGSEKHGLTSEDLSWCHAITVIDTCDTQPSMNLGQAVAVCLYEISRSGEATPGNVNLVTGESDRHLPDSEQLDRLASLIEETMASVNYATRGMRSANGEALRVLLRRLMPNDADLRRMMGLFRRILWQLRHSGNRS encoded by the coding sequence TTGGAAGTAGTTCTCGTCTCCCCGCGTAACCCGCTCAATATTGGCGCAGCAGCGCGGGCCATGGCTAACTTCGGCTTCCGCAGGCTCACTATCGTCGCGCCTTTTGCCACCAACTGGACCGAAGCCAAATCAGCCGTAGGCGCACCCGACCTGCTTCGCGAAGCCCGGGTCCTCGAAACTCTAGCCGAAGCTGTCGCCGACTGCACTTTCGTTCTCGGCACCGGTTCGCTTGATCGCCGCCGTCCGGAGCAAACTATCCTCGGGCTCCCCGACGCAGCAGCGCAGGTTCGGCAGGCGCTTTTTCCGGGGCATACACTTTCCCCAGATCGAAGCAACGGCCGGGTCGCTCTGCTCTTCGGCTCAGAAAAACACGGCCTCACCAGCGAAGACCTTTCCTGGTGCCACGCCATCACCGTTATAGATACCTGCGACACACAGCCCTCGATGAATCTCGGCCAGGCTGTAGCCGTATGCCTCTACGAGATTTCGCGCAGCGGTGAAGCAACACCCGGCAACGTTAATCTGGTGACCGGCGAGAGCGACCGCCATCTGCCCGACTCCGAACAACTCGACCGGCTGGCCAGCCTGATCGAAGAAACTATGGCCAGCGTCAACTACGCAACCCGCGGAATGCGCTCTGCCAATGGCGAAGCCCTGCGGGTTCTGTTGCGCCGCCTGATGCCGAACGACGCCGATCTGCGGCGCATGATGGGTCTTTTTCGCCGCATTCTCTGGCAGCTTCGACACAGTGGCAACAGGAGCTGA
- a CDS encoding ABC transporter permease encodes MIWRRRRDPKDFAEEIRAHLQLEADDLEASGVNTREAERLARVAFGNTVAAQERFNLRGRAMWLEHLLQDVRFGLRMMMRNRAFTAVTVLTLAIGIGASTTAFTWINAVLLQPLGGVADPNRLVTVETVMSNGSWVPNSYPDYQDFRDHLKLFDGIAVTHIAAFSVGKEDHAERVWGEMVSGNFFSVLGVRPEIGRLFLPAEFSDTPGKFPIAVMSDRYWRSHYGADPSVVGRTIRINQHELTIVGVVEPAFHGSIPVTAFDLWIPYMQQPVLNGVKEWMLRDRHNRNMLGIARLKPGVTFDQARQELKVLADRMAVANADVSEGMSATLLPLWKSPHGPQGLLVGPLRILMGVCVLVLLIVCANVANLLLARATVREKEFSARIALGAGRVRLARQVLTECLLLTGSGAVLGLALTPWLSHALKYLMPPGNLQLLVSMDQRPNFAVLAFTAGVCVLAALAAGIAPALQVGQLQLNSQLNANGRNGGAGRSRNRLRSALVASEVALALVALVGAGLFARGFQQTLRIEPGFDPNHVLLSQFYLSTNGYSLAQRKEFCRRLAERMGSTPGVTDVAYSDGVPLGFEPSWWEELRIDGYAPRPNENMNIFRNVVSPGYLPLMHIPILEGRNFTDEDNENSTEPVMIVNQSFARHFFADRDPIGHKIHGWGDWFRVVGVVADSKYHYLGEPATPYFYVPFRQIYREDMNLAFYIRSAGDPDDMLSTLRTQARAIDPNVTVFDAAPLKEFIGASLYPQKVAASLMTVLGVVALLLATIGLYSVMAYSVVQRTHEIGVRMALGAQPASVLRMVIGHGLALTAMGLAAGAALALALARTLAGVSFTNSGMGTHASLMGGSAKDPLVYAAAALFLCVVSAVAAWLPARRAASIDPMKALRTE; translated from the coding sequence ATGATCTGGCGACGGCGGCGTGACCCAAAAGACTTCGCGGAAGAAATCCGTGCTCATCTTCAACTTGAAGCGGATGACCTGGAGGCCTCAGGTGTGAACACGCGAGAGGCGGAGAGATTGGCGCGGGTTGCCTTTGGAAATACCGTGGCGGCGCAGGAGCGCTTCAATCTGCGAGGCCGCGCAATGTGGCTGGAACACCTGCTCCAGGATGTGCGCTTCGGCCTCCGGATGATGATGCGGAATCGTGCCTTCACAGCGGTAACGGTGCTCACCCTGGCTATCGGTATCGGAGCCAGCACCACGGCTTTTACGTGGATCAACGCCGTACTCCTGCAACCGCTTGGTGGAGTTGCAGACCCGAACCGCCTGGTGACGGTTGAGACCGTTATGTCCAATGGAAGCTGGGTGCCAAATTCCTATCCTGACTATCAGGATTTCCGCGATCATCTCAAGCTTTTCGATGGAATTGCTGTCACGCACATAGCGGCTTTTAGCGTGGGTAAGGAAGATCACGCCGAGCGGGTATGGGGTGAGATGGTCAGCGGCAACTTTTTTAGTGTGCTGGGCGTGAGGCCCGAGATTGGACGGCTGTTTCTCCCCGCCGAATTCAGCGATACACCGGGCAAGTTTCCCATCGCTGTTATGAGCGATCGTTACTGGCGCTCCCATTACGGAGCCGACCCATCGGTTGTGGGCAGGACGATCCGCATAAACCAGCATGAGCTGACGATTGTGGGTGTCGTGGAGCCAGCCTTCCACGGATCGATTCCTGTCACCGCGTTTGATCTATGGATTCCCTATATGCAGCAGCCCGTGCTCAATGGCGTGAAGGAGTGGATGCTGCGTGACCGTCATAACCGCAACATGCTGGGCATCGCGCGGCTAAAGCCAGGTGTGACTTTTGACCAGGCACGGCAGGAGCTCAAAGTGCTGGCCGATCGCATGGCAGTGGCGAATGCCGACGTGAGCGAGGGCATGAGCGCAACCCTGCTGCCGCTGTGGAAGTCGCCGCATGGGCCGCAGGGCCTGCTGGTTGGGCCACTGCGTATCCTCATGGGCGTATGCGTACTGGTGCTGCTGATTGTGTGTGCCAACGTCGCCAATCTTCTGCTGGCACGCGCCACCGTGCGAGAGAAGGAGTTCAGCGCACGAATCGCTCTGGGTGCTGGACGTGTACGGCTTGCGCGGCAAGTGTTGACTGAGTGCCTGTTGCTCACCGGAAGCGGCGCCGTCCTGGGACTTGCTCTGACGCCGTGGCTGAGCCACGCACTCAAATACCTCATGCCGCCCGGCAACTTGCAACTGCTGGTATCGATGGACCAACGGCCGAATTTCGCCGTTCTGGCTTTCACCGCAGGAGTCTGTGTGCTGGCAGCACTAGCGGCAGGCATCGCTCCCGCATTGCAGGTAGGCCAGCTGCAACTGAACTCCCAGCTCAATGCGAATGGCCGTAATGGAGGGGCAGGCCGCAGCCGCAACCGGCTACGCTCAGCGCTGGTTGCTTCCGAAGTGGCACTGGCTCTGGTCGCACTGGTGGGCGCAGGCCTCTTTGCACGCGGCTTCCAGCAAACTCTGCGCATCGAGCCAGGCTTCGACCCGAATCATGTATTGCTAAGTCAGTTCTATCTCTCCACGAACGGTTACAGCCTTGCTCAGCGCAAGGAGTTCTGTCGCAGGCTTGCCGAGCGCATGGGAAGCACGCCTGGAGTCACCGACGTGGCCTATTCGGATGGCGTGCCGCTGGGCTTTGAACCGAGCTGGTGGGAAGAACTTCGCATTGACGGCTACGCACCGCGCCCGAACGAAAACATGAACATCTTTCGCAATGTTGTCTCGCCCGGCTATCTACCGTTGATGCATATTCCAATTCTCGAAGGGCGCAACTTCACCGACGAGGACAATGAGAACTCTACCGAACCAGTCATGATCGTGAACCAGTCCTTTGCGCGCCATTTCTTTGCGGATCGCGACCCAATCGGGCACAAAATTCACGGATGGGGAGATTGGTTTCGCGTCGTTGGTGTGGTGGCGGACAGCAAGTATCACTACCTTGGCGAGCCCGCGACTCCCTATTTCTATGTGCCGTTCCGGCAGATATATCGCGAGGATATGAACCTCGCTTTCTATATACGCAGCGCAGGCGATCCGGACGACATGCTCTCGACGCTTCGCACGCAGGCGCGTGCTATCGACCCCAATGTAACGGTGTTCGATGCTGCTCCGCTCAAGGAATTCATTGGGGCGTCGCTTTATCCGCAGAAGGTAGCAGCGAGCCTGATGACAGTGCTTGGCGTGGTGGCTCTTCTGCTGGCAACGATAGGGCTCTATAGCGTCATGGCCTACTCGGTAGTGCAGCGAACTCATGAGATCGGCGTGCGCATGGCTTTGGGAGCGCAGCCCGCGAGCGTACTGCGCATGGTGATAGGTCATGGGCTCGCGCTTACCGCGATGGGTCTCGCTGCCGGAGCAGCGCTGGCTCTGGCGTTAGCGCGTACCCTGGCAGGTGTGTCCTTTACAAATTCCGGCATGGGCACACACGCCAGCCTTATGGGCGGCAGCGCTAAGGATCCGCTCGTTTATGCGGCGGCAGCTCTTTTTCTCTGTGTGGTATCCGCAGTGGCAGCGTGGCTGCCTGCCCGTCGCGCCGCGTCCATCGATCCAATGAAGGCGCTGCGAACGGAGTAG
- the mtnB gene encoding methylthioribulose 1-phosphate dehydratase gives MIAVEWNDSIQQAHALCRVAHECHARSWVPATAGNFSFREHGRIFITASGMDKGAITPSDFLEVDAECNVLAGAGKPSAETLLHGVIYRERPEAGVILHVHTVWNTLLSDRFAAAGTVSLEGYELLKALSGVRTHEHRELVPVLENSQEYVGLAAELEAVLLRHPGTHGVLLRRHGLYTWGESVAEARRHLDALEFLFEVEARRLMSPSL, from the coding sequence ATGATCGCAGTGGAATGGAACGACTCGATTCAACAGGCACATGCTCTCTGTCGCGTGGCGCATGAGTGCCATGCACGAAGCTGGGTTCCGGCGACGGCGGGAAATTTCAGCTTTCGCGAGCATGGACGGATATTCATTACCGCGAGTGGCATGGACAAGGGCGCAATCACTCCTTCGGATTTTCTGGAGGTGGATGCCGAGTGCAATGTGCTGGCTGGTGCGGGCAAGCCTTCAGCGGAAACACTGTTGCATGGTGTGATTTATCGCGAACGGCCCGAGGCTGGAGTCATTCTGCACGTTCATACTGTCTGGAATACGCTGCTCTCGGATCGGTTTGCGGCGGCCGGGACTGTTTCTCTGGAAGGTTACGAGCTGCTCAAGGCGCTTTCCGGCGTCAGGACGCATGAGCATCGTGAGCTTGTACCGGTTCTGGAGAATTCGCAGGAGTATGTCGGGCTGGCTGCAGAACTGGAGGCCGTGCTGTTGCGGCATCCCGGAACGCATGGGGTTTTGTTGCGGCGGCATGGACTGTATACCTGGGGAGAATCGGTCGCAGAGGCTCGGCGTCATCTCGATGCGCTCGAATTTCTCTTTGAAGTTGAGGCTCGACGGCTGATGAGTCCTTCTTTGTGA
- a CDS encoding ankyrin repeat domain-containing protein translates to MSQQYLKWIQRGASVEVADAVVADPSLITWRDVQGVSALMWAIYSGQTLIRDYLLFQLAQAGGSLDVFEASAVGEAELLEEGLKRSPAHANALSGDGWTPLHLAAAFGTPETVQVLLANGASVATVSKNAQKNQPLHAALALGRNAETVRLLLEAGADPNATQTGGYTALFSAAGANRTDLVELLTAHGADPSIRNDFGQSPAELARERGYSELADRLSIVTAATKPS, encoded by the coding sequence ATGAGTCAGCAATACCTGAAATGGATTCAACGCGGGGCGTCGGTTGAAGTAGCCGACGCCGTTGTCGCAGACCCCTCGCTCATCACATGGCGAGATGTGCAGGGAGTTTCTGCCCTGATGTGGGCCATCTACAGCGGACAAACGCTGATTCGCGATTACCTGCTCTTCCAACTGGCGCAGGCCGGTGGGTCGTTGGACGTCTTTGAAGCCTCTGCCGTAGGCGAAGCTGAATTGCTGGAAGAAGGGCTCAAACGCTCTCCCGCCCACGCAAATGCCTTGTCCGGCGATGGTTGGACACCGCTGCACCTGGCCGCCGCTTTCGGTACTCCGGAAACCGTCCAGGTATTGCTGGCCAACGGAGCGTCCGTTGCCACCGTCTCGAAGAACGCACAGAAAAATCAGCCACTCCACGCAGCCCTGGCCCTCGGTCGCAATGCCGAAACCGTCCGCCTTCTACTCGAAGCTGGTGCCGATCCAAATGCCACGCAGACCGGCGGCTACACCGCGCTGTTCTCCGCCGCCGGCGCAAATCGCACCGACCTCGTCGAACTTCTTACCGCCCACGGAGCGGACCCGTCCATTCGCAACGACTTCGGTCAATCCCCAGCCGAACTGGCCCGCGAACGCGGCTACAGCGAGTTGGCCGACCGTCTAAGCATTGTGACTGCCGCTACGAAACCTTCGTAA